The genomic DNA ATGTTTAGAAAACTTATCAAGTTACCTAAATTATTTATTAAGGTAATCTGTTTTATACACGTTTAACCTGAATGGACGGGATAGATTTTTCATACGAAGGTAATCTGTTTTATACACGTTTAACCTGAATGGACGGGATAGATTTTTCATACGAAGTATCTATTCCAAGGGGACGTTTCAGCCCAAGCCTGAAGGCATTGGGCGATCTCTACCCCTTGACCCCGCACAAAGTATATTTTGTAAGCTGGTGCGTTTTCATCTTGGGCATGGAAACAAGCACATCACAATCGATGGCAGGCTTTGCGATGTTGGCAGTTTTCAATACCTGGCCATCGATATTTACGGAATATGCACCTGTTGACTCAAAATTAATGAGCTTCCCCCCGTATTCTTCGCAGGCTTTCTTTATCCCCGACATCTCAAGGGATTTCGCAGTGTAGCCGTAGGCGCCCGAGCTATCACCCACCCAGGGAATACCGCCTGCCTCTTTTACTATCTCTGTCATCGCGCCCACAACTGCAGGATGAGTCGTCGCGGCGCGCTCGGGTGGAAAGCCTATGATGACATTTACCTTTAGCAGCACCGAGTTTCCGGGTTTTACTATTTCCCCGATACCGCCGATGAGTTCAAGGCTCTTTATAATAGCGTTTTTAACTTTCTGGTGCTCGTAGTTTTTACATTTTACTATCGAAACTGTCATTTATTGTTCCTCCCTTTTTATTAAACTAATTTTCAGGCTCTGCAAGCTCTCCATCCTTAAGCCATATAACCCTGTCAACGTAATTTCTATCCTCAGGCTCATGCGTTACCATCAATATCGTAAGCCCAATCTCGCGATTGAGCTTCCTGAAAAGTTCAAGGACCTGTTTTGACGAGACACTGTCCAGGTTTGCGGCAGGCTCATCTGCAAACAGCATATCCGGCTTATTGATAAGCGCCCTTGCGATTGCGACCCGCTGCTGCTCCCCGCCTGACATCTCACGCGGGCGGTGATCCAGCCTTTCACCAAGCCCGACCTGTCCAAGCACTTCCTTTGCGGCCCCGACATATTCTTCCTTCTTCCTGCCAAGCGCCATCGCAGGTAAATATACATTCTCAAGTGCGGTAAGCTCAGGCAGCAGCGCGTACTCCTGGAACACATAGCCGAAACGCTCAAGCCTGAACCTTGCCTTTTGTGTTCCTGACATCTTTAAAACATTCTCACCGCCTATAATGATCTCGCCAGATGTTGGTGTATCAAGCAATCCGAGCTGGTGCAGCAGGGTTGATTTGCCGCTTCCGCTTTTTCCCATAATGGCCACGAATTCCGCGGGTTTTGTGGA from Candidatus Methanoperedens sp. includes the following:
- a CDS encoding ABC transporter ATP-binding protein, with the translated sequence MVRNLCRIYVMGEVQVKALNNVSFDISTKPAEFVAIMGKSGSGKSTLLHQLGLLDTPTSGEIIIGGENVLKMSGTQKARFRLERFGYVFQEYALLPELTALENVYLPAMALGRKKEEYVGAAKEVLGQVGLGERLDHRPREMSGGEQQRVAIARALINKPDMLFADEPAANLDSVSSKQVLELFRKLNREIGLTILMVTHEPEDRNYVDRVIWLKDGELAEPEN
- a CDS encoding DUF362 domain-containing protein; amino-acid sequence: MTVSIVKCKNYEHQKVKNAIIKSLELIGGIGEIVKPGNSVLLKVNVIIGFPPERAATTHPAVVGAMTEIVKEAGGIPWVGDSSGAYGYTAKSLEMSGIKKACEEYGGKLINFESTGAYSVNIDGQVLKTANIAKPAIDCDVLVSMPKMKTHQLTKYTLCGVKG